A region from the Limimonas halophila genome encodes:
- a CDS encoding glycine betaine ABC transporter substrate-binding protein codes for MVKHSIRALAMAAAVAVGFAPAAGAQAITVGGKNFTEQLLLSDMTGQYLDAHGFDADVRNGMGSTVLRRAQLNGQVDLYWEYVGTSLITYNKVEGGAKMSRQEAYEKVKKLDAEKGLVWLKPSQANNTYAIAMEEEDAEKRGVETISDLAKLVEGGKELTFATDAEFASRPDGLPGLQEHYGFSFPRAQVKRMDAGLVYKALNEDEVNSAMVFATDGRNAAFDFRVLEDDQNFFPNYAITPVVREDVLKKHPKLRELMNELSSKLDDATMQRLNKQVDVEKKSVSQVAETFLKENGLI; via the coding sequence ATGGTCAAACACAGCATCCGCGCGCTCGCCATGGCCGCGGCCGTCGCGGTTGGGTTCGCGCCGGCCGCCGGTGCGCAAGCCATCACGGTGGGCGGCAAGAACTTCACCGAGCAGCTGCTGCTCAGCGACATGACGGGGCAGTACCTGGACGCGCACGGCTTCGACGCGGACGTGCGCAACGGCATGGGCAGCACCGTGCTGCGCCGCGCCCAGCTCAACGGCCAGGTCGACCTCTACTGGGAGTACGTCGGGACCTCGCTGATCACCTACAACAAGGTGGAAGGCGGCGCGAAGATGTCGCGCCAGGAAGCCTACGAGAAGGTGAAGAAGCTGGACGCCGAGAAGGGCCTCGTCTGGCTCAAGCCCTCGCAGGCCAACAACACCTACGCCATCGCGATGGAGGAGGAAGACGCCGAGAAGCGCGGCGTTGAGACCATCAGCGATCTGGCGAAGCTGGTCGAGGGCGGCAAGGAGCTGACCTTCGCCACGGACGCCGAGTTCGCCTCGCGCCCCGACGGCCTGCCGGGGTTGCAGGAGCACTACGGCTTCTCCTTCCCCCGCGCGCAGGTGAAGCGCATGGACGCCGGCCTCGTCTACAAGGCGCTGAACGAGGACGAGGTGAACTCGGCCATGGTGTTCGCCACCGACGGCCGCAACGCCGCCTTCGACTTCCGCGTGCTGGAGGACGACCAGAACTTCTTCCCCAACTACGCCATCACGCCCGTGGTGCGCGAGGACGTGCTGAAGAAGCACCCCAAGCTGCGCGAGCTGATGAACGAGCTGTCCAGCAAGCTGGACGACGCCACGATGCAGCGCCTGAACAAGCAGGTGGACGTGGAAAAGAAATCCGTCTCCCAGGTCGCCGAGACCTTCCTCAAGGAGAACGGGCTGATCTAA
- a CDS encoding helix-turn-helix transcriptional regulator translates to MPTPNNPVSRVSAQLRNISDLSQLRVVFHDITQSLGFDWYVYANFRTLGSFDTPPSLISNYPQGWLDEYMENQYDRIDPVVGRTVREISPFLWSRLYPDFRKTDQERHMMERAASWGLRTGYVVPVSKNSKTVALVSFVSRHDIDVVEPMVASEGDALSYVAIIIYNAIANISRKWKHDIPKLSKRETEVLRALSAGKSAKQTAAELGITANTVYFHNMRIKKKLKVRNLEHAISVATEFNLYQ, encoded by the coding sequence ATGCCAACGCCAAACAACCCTGTGTCCAGAGTTTCGGCGCAATTGCGAAACATCTCCGATCTTTCGCAATTGCGAGTCGTGTTCCACGACATAACGCAGTCGCTCGGTTTCGACTGGTATGTATATGCGAATTTTCGGACTCTTGGTTCTTTCGATACGCCGCCCTCGCTCATATCCAACTATCCACAGGGCTGGCTCGACGAGTACATGGAAAATCAGTACGACCGCATCGATCCCGTCGTCGGGCGTACGGTCCGTGAAATATCTCCGTTTTTATGGTCGCGTCTATATCCCGATTTCCGAAAGACTGATCAAGAACGCCATATGATGGAACGCGCTGCCTCTTGGGGGCTTCGGACCGGATACGTCGTTCCGGTTTCGAAGAACTCAAAGACCGTGGCTTTGGTTTCTTTCGTATCGCGCCATGACATCGACGTCGTCGAGCCGATGGTTGCGAGCGAGGGGGATGCCCTCTCCTACGTGGCCATCATCATCTACAACGCGATCGCGAACATATCGCGTAAATGGAAACACGATATTCCGAAACTTTCCAAACGGGAAACCGAAGTCCTTCGTGCCTTGTCGGCTGGTAAGTCCGCAAAACAAACCGCCGCCGAACTGGGTATAACTGCAAACACGGTATATTTTCATAACATGAGGATAAAGAAAAAACTTAAAGTTAGAAATTTGGAGCATGCAATTAGTGTGGCAACAGAGTTCAACCTCTATCAGTGA
- a CDS encoding patatin-like phospholipase family protein, whose product MAIVTTALGVFQGGGAMGVAHAGALKAAEEEGYVFRGVAGASAGALVATLVAIGYRSDDLIDPASPSSNILTNYAADPITVFGHKKWRTFRKASAQSNIYAFLMLNFGRHVGRIVPSSHTVQKSIIENFYYIDISSLRERINYIIRVKLASNLGVPNDDESLPDWVCFRDIDPLDHNWAAFLKIVATDVINRRPVVFGHHTPDVVIADAVLASISIPFVFSPVDVQEANKQHSSQQHSYDSSSRCFLDGGLVGNLPAWVFSDEKRYIERQIQDRVPLLAFELDGGESKFTPTRRSDRSYMTECVKSFFLNRPSVRNIAAFSHFCTEVGKAGIFGNQRITDELLSDLYVVSLSPSIAPFDLDMSAEKASEAYREGYSRARETFDFDCHMKGQLTRFLHELRVALENRSSEIRASDDTLQPVTLRAMFIQPVGSGRFSFKIVASSGLASSDPDDALMIDSRNAGAPAAFHKRKAVYLNVSRNSRRSLYMTKYEMAMVSPNLQSIIALPVWSPTGTAAGTSTGMKPLGVVSIDSSEDLWREYIDRVFMRLFGAYAMVFSSILSEALGGGGNGH is encoded by the coding sequence ATGGCCATCGTGACAACTGCACTGGGCGTCTTCCAAGGCGGTGGCGCAATGGGCGTGGCTCACGCCGGAGCACTCAAAGCTGCGGAGGAGGAAGGTTATGTATTCCGCGGTGTAGCCGGCGCCTCGGCTGGTGCATTAGTCGCCACCCTAGTCGCAATTGGATATCGATCCGACGACCTTATTGATCCTGCCTCTCCCTCCTCCAATATATTAACCAATTATGCGGCCGATCCGATCACCGTATTCGGTCATAAAAAGTGGCGAACATTCCGTAAAGCCAGTGCTCAAAGTAATATTTATGCATTTCTGATGCTGAATTTCGGCCGCCACGTTGGTCGAATTGTTCCGAGTTCCCACACGGTTCAGAAGTCGATTATTGAAAATTTTTATTATATAGATATATCTTCGCTACGTGAACGAATTAATTACATAATTCGCGTAAAGTTGGCAAGTAATCTCGGAGTCCCAAACGATGACGAGTCTTTGCCAGATTGGGTTTGTTTTCGCGACATAGACCCATTAGATCATAATTGGGCCGCTTTTCTAAAAATTGTTGCGACTGACGTCATCAATCGTCGGCCTGTGGTATTCGGCCACCACACTCCCGACGTAGTCATAGCCGATGCTGTTTTAGCGTCTATCTCAATACCGTTCGTTTTTTCGCCGGTCGACGTACAAGAGGCAAATAAGCAGCATTCCAGCCAACAGCATTCCTACGACTCTTCTTCACGTTGCTTTTTAGACGGCGGCTTAGTTGGCAATCTCCCGGCATGGGTTTTCTCAGACGAGAAACGTTACATTGAGCGTCAAATACAAGATCGTGTTCCTTTGTTGGCATTCGAACTCGACGGGGGTGAAAGCAAATTCACTCCAACAAGGCGGTCTGACCGCAGCTACATGACTGAATGTGTAAAATCATTTTTTCTGAATAGGCCATCAGTCCGAAATATTGCCGCGTTTTCTCATTTCTGTACGGAAGTGGGCAAAGCTGGAATTTTCGGTAACCAGCGCATCACCGATGAACTATTAAGCGATTTGTATGTTGTTTCACTGAGCCCGTCAATTGCGCCATTTGATCTTGATATGTCTGCTGAGAAAGCATCCGAGGCCTATCGAGAAGGATATAGCAGGGCGCGGGAAACTTTTGATTTCGATTGCCACATGAAGGGGCAGTTGACGCGGTTTCTTCACGAGCTTCGCGTTGCTCTCGAAAACCGAAGCAGCGAAATTCGCGCAAGCGACGATACGCTCCAGCCCGTAACCTTAAGGGCGATGTTCATACAACCGGTCGGCAGTGGTCGGTTTTCGTTCAAGATTGTTGCCTCGAGTGGACTGGCGAGTAGCGACCCTGATGACGCCCTAATGATCGATTCCCGAAATGCAGGGGCCCCTGCAGCATTTCACAAACGGAAAGCAGTTTATCTGAATGTTAGCCGCAATAGTCGTAGGTCACTTTACATGACGAAGTATGAAATGGCGATGGTTTCTCCGAATTTGCAATCCATCATAGCACTTCCCGTCTGGTCGCCAACGGGCACGGCCGCTGGCACGTCCACAGGGATGAAGCCGTTGGGCGTGGTATCCATTGACAGCAGTGAGGATCTGTGGCGGGAGTACATAGATAGAGTGTTTATGCGTTTGTTTGGTGCTTATGCTATGGTATTCTCATCGATTCTTTCTGAGGCGCTGGGAGGTGGAGGCAATGGTCACTAA
- a CDS encoding dipeptidase: MNAVYEPADAPAVTEETRELHSSLFVADLHADTMLWDRDLLERADFGHVDLPRLVEGNVALQVFAVVTKTPKKEEAPADAELVNPKASKCIAPDNLNEVGWLQVAQMRPLDTWFSLHDRAFYQIDRLKGFIDRSQKRHEANAKAPYLMLVRDVGDLQELIAKRQNGEPVVGALLAVEGAHWIGGDGMPVEKGVRELFDAGVRMVAPTHRFNNALGASSEGCDQRAGLTDDGRTFLEAAEGRGMVIDLAHATDRGISQGTADRSGPVVVSHTGVRSRCDQAQHAGDCVYERNLRRDEIQDVARTGGVVAIGYWPQAAGRGMESVAATFHAAYKALSAPDFVDEMRRQEPDYDPLDHIALGSDFDGAVKTPFDVAGLQTLTAALRQFPTPEGVPAFDDEALRRIYGRNVCKILAAQLPADGSDTPENTCSNL, encoded by the coding sequence ATGAACGCCGTCTACGAGCCGGCCGATGCCCCGGCTGTGACGGAAGAGACCCGCGAGCTGCACTCCTCCCTGTTCGTCGCGGATCTGCACGCGGACACCATGCTCTGGGACCGCGACCTGCTCGAGCGCGCGGACTTCGGGCACGTGGATCTGCCGAGGCTCGTCGAGGGCAACGTCGCCTTGCAGGTCTTCGCGGTGGTCACGAAGACCCCGAAGAAGGAAGAAGCCCCGGCGGACGCGGAGCTGGTCAATCCGAAGGCCAGCAAGTGCATCGCGCCCGACAATCTGAATGAGGTCGGATGGCTGCAGGTCGCACAGATGCGGCCGCTCGATACATGGTTCAGCTTGCACGACCGCGCGTTCTATCAGATCGATCGGTTGAAGGGCTTCATCGACCGCTCCCAAAAGCGCCACGAAGCGAACGCCAAAGCGCCTTACCTCATGCTCGTCCGCGACGTTGGGGACCTCCAGGAGCTGATCGCCAAGCGGCAAAACGGTGAGCCGGTGGTTGGAGCGCTGCTTGCCGTCGAGGGCGCCCACTGGATTGGCGGAGACGGCATGCCCGTCGAGAAGGGCGTTCGGGAACTCTTCGACGCCGGCGTTCGGATGGTCGCCCCGACCCATCGCTTCAACAACGCCCTCGGCGCGTCCAGTGAAGGCTGCGACCAGCGCGCGGGCCTGACCGACGACGGGCGCACATTCCTCGAGGCCGCCGAGGGTCGGGGCATGGTGATCGATCTCGCTCATGCCACGGATCGCGGCATCTCGCAGGGAACCGCGGACCGTTCGGGTCCGGTGGTCGTCTCGCACACCGGGGTCAGAAGTCGGTGCGACCAGGCACAGCACGCCGGCGACTGTGTCTACGAGCGCAATCTACGGAGGGATGAGATCCAGGATGTCGCCCGCACTGGCGGCGTGGTCGCCATCGGCTACTGGCCGCAGGCGGCCGGGCGCGGAATGGAGTCCGTGGCCGCTACGTTCCATGCAGCGTATAAGGCGCTGAGCGCGCCCGACTTCGTGGACGAGATGCGCCGCCAGGAACCGGACTACGATCCGTTGGATCACATCGCTCTGGGCTCCGATTTCGACGGGGCCGTGAAGACTCCCTTCGACGTCGCGGGCCTTCAGACGCTGACGGCTGCGTTGCGGCAGTTCCCGACACCCGAGGGCGTGCCCGCGTTCGATGACGAGGCGCTGCGTCGGATCTATGGACGGAACGTCTGCAAGATTCTCGCGGCACAACTTCCTGCCGATGGCTCGGACACGCCCGAAAACACGTGTTCCAATCTGTGA
- a CDS encoding acyl-homoserine-lactone synthase — translation MESRATNATGDSMVISIRSTQHEVFEPTIMNMHNLRYRVFIRRLGWDITCFHSSIYGFLEQDEYDLEDPVYLIATDVDGAVVGCARLIPCTRMCMIDNTFAAIKGGFEPEDRNRALEASRFAVDTQRSTRLNKSKMITRTAAELLKAMVEYGLHNGYEQVVFITDARFEKILRFCGLSVERIGSDGSHQSVSTVAGRFPTDHQQLQRIARTCGLWEPSLCAPVIPGEALREGEQDVKAAVV, via the coding sequence ATGGAATCCCGCGCGACCAACGCAACGGGGGATTCCATGGTCATATCAATCCGATCCACGCAGCATGAAGTCTTCGAGCCGACGATCATGAACATGCACAATCTACGATATCGCGTTTTTATACGGCGTCTTGGATGGGATATCACATGTTTTCACTCATCAATATATGGATTTCTTGAGCAGGACGAATACGATCTTGAAGATCCGGTCTATCTCATTGCAACGGATGTCGACGGTGCGGTCGTCGGGTGCGCTCGCCTGATCCCATGCACGCGGATGTGCATGATCGACAATACCTTCGCGGCCATTAAGGGCGGCTTCGAGCCCGAGGACCGCAACCGTGCCTTGGAGGCCAGCCGCTTCGCTGTGGACACACAGCGCTCCACGCGCCTGAACAAAAGCAAGATGATCACGCGGACCGCAGCCGAACTCCTGAAGGCGATGGTGGAGTACGGGCTGCACAATGGCTATGAGCAAGTCGTGTTCATCACGGATGCCCGATTTGAAAAAATCCTTCGTTTTTGCGGCTTGAGTGTCGAGCGGATTGGCAGTGACGGCTCGCACCAATCCGTTTCCACCGTCGCAGGCCGTTTTCCGACCGACCACCAGCAACTGCAACGGATCGCCCGGACTTGCGGGCTCTGGGAGCCGTCCCTGTGCGCCCCGGTGATACCGGGCGAAGCTTTGCGGGAAGGAGAGCAGGATGTCAAAGCAGCCGTCGTCTGA
- a CDS encoding DUF2235 domain-containing protein: MKTIVVCCDGTGQKFDGNKTNPLKFYSCLRESPEQRCFYDPGVGTFDPERVEFGKTWLHKAAAWLGKVRGKALGHGIVRNITDAYRYLMNVYEEGDRVVLIGFSRGAFTVEALAGLLRKCGLLLPDHDNLLPYAIEMYLQSGNEQVAADFKDTVARSCRPSMIGVWDTVASLGPFLRSERHFLNGPVGDLADTAYKALSIDERRRPFAPSRWLLPEREKGFEEVWFAGVHSDVGGGYAEAGLAHVPLQWMIRKAQDNGVAFDHDRVKRYAPEACGKLHNSLKWYYWVLVPYERPIPQGVRIHESVETRRQHCDYAPGNLPNSYEVDETPVDPGAPRE, encoded by the coding sequence GTGAAGACCATCGTTGTCTGCTGTGACGGCACTGGCCAGAAGTTTGACGGAAACAAAACCAATCCACTGAAGTTCTATTCGTGTCTCCGTGAGAGTCCGGAGCAAAGGTGCTTCTACGATCCGGGTGTGGGAACCTTCGATCCCGAGCGTGTCGAGTTCGGCAAGACATGGTTGCACAAAGCGGCAGCCTGGCTTGGAAAGGTTCGTGGCAAGGCCCTAGGTCACGGGATCGTACGCAACATCACGGACGCCTATCGCTACCTCATGAACGTTTACGAAGAGGGCGATCGCGTCGTTCTGATCGGCTTCAGCCGCGGGGCGTTCACGGTCGAGGCACTCGCGGGCTTGCTCCGCAAGTGTGGGCTTTTGCTGCCGGACCACGACAACCTGCTGCCGTACGCCATCGAGATGTACTTGCAATCGGGTAACGAGCAAGTGGCCGCGGACTTCAAGGACACGGTGGCGCGCTCCTGCCGGCCCAGCATGATCGGAGTGTGGGACACGGTGGCCAGCCTGGGGCCGTTCCTGCGTTCAGAGCGCCATTTCCTCAACGGGCCGGTCGGAGACCTGGCGGATACGGCTTACAAGGCGCTCTCCATCGATGAACGCCGCAGGCCGTTCGCACCAAGCCGGTGGCTGCTCCCAGAGCGTGAGAAGGGTTTTGAGGAAGTATGGTTTGCCGGCGTTCACAGTGATGTCGGCGGCGGTTACGCCGAGGCTGGCTTGGCCCATGTGCCGTTGCAGTGGATGATCCGGAAAGCGCAGGATAACGGCGTGGCGTTCGATCACGACCGCGTCAAACGATACGCACCAGAAGCATGCGGTAAGCTGCACAACTCGTTGAAATGGTATTATTGGGTCTTGGTCCCGTACGAGCGGCCAATTCCTCAAGGCGTTCGGATACACGAGAGCGTGGAGACACGCCGGCAGCATTGTGATTACGCGCCCGGCAACCTTCCGAACAGTTATGAGGTCGACGAGACACCTGTCGATCCTGGAGCTCCGCGAGAATGA
- a CDS encoding AEC family transporter, with amino-acid sequence MLAILQDVVVGITLPIVLLALGGYGLQKHLRFDVATLNRLLVYGAFPCFIIVTLAEARIPLSQVQGTALFTVVQFGVLLAVGWWAARAAGLGDEGRPLVALACAFPNGGNFGIPLIELAFGGDLVTHQVVIVSIHTVLLLLVVPLVYAQGRTSVLGHAKALVETPMLPAVAIGLGLNALDWSIPEVLRTPMHTFGKAYVGLALVSLGAQLARSGLRIPARETATAVGLRLLAAPLLTAAAVFLLPFPAELRALLLVSTCAPAGILLAIFAVEYQAKEELASAIVFVSTLLAPLVVTAALVAVRL; translated from the coding sequence ATGCTCGCCATCCTTCAGGACGTCGTCGTCGGGATCACGCTGCCCATCGTGCTGCTGGCGCTGGGCGGCTACGGGCTGCAAAAGCACCTGCGCTTCGACGTGGCGACGCTGAACCGCCTGCTGGTCTACGGCGCGTTTCCCTGCTTCATCATCGTCACCCTGGCGGAGGCGCGCATCCCGCTCAGCCAGGTGCAGGGGACGGCGCTGTTCACCGTCGTCCAGTTCGGCGTGCTGCTGGCGGTGGGCTGGTGGGCCGCCCGCGCGGCGGGCCTTGGCGACGAGGGCCGGCCGCTGGTGGCGCTGGCGTGCGCCTTTCCCAACGGCGGCAACTTCGGCATCCCGCTGATCGAGCTGGCGTTCGGCGGCGATCTGGTGACGCACCAGGTGGTGATCGTTTCCATCCACACCGTCCTGCTGCTGTTGGTGGTGCCGCTGGTCTACGCCCAGGGGCGGACGAGCGTGCTGGGCCACGCCAAGGCGCTGGTGGAAACGCCCATGCTGCCGGCGGTCGCCATCGGCCTCGGCCTCAACGCGCTGGACTGGTCGATCCCCGAGGTGCTGCGCACCCCCATGCACACCTTCGGCAAGGCCTACGTCGGCCTGGCGCTGGTCAGCCTGGGGGCGCAACTGGCGCGCAGCGGCCTTCGGATTCCGGCGCGGGAGACGGCCACGGCCGTGGGACTGCGCCTGCTGGCGGCGCCGTTGCTGACGGCGGCGGCCGTGTTCCTGCTGCCCTTCCCGGCGGAGCTGCGCGCCCTGCTGCTGGTGAGCACCTGCGCGCCCGCCGGCATCCTGCTGGCGATCTTCGCCGTGGAGTACCAGGCCAAGGAGGAGCTGGCCTCGGCCATCGTCTTCGTCTCCACCCTGCTGGCGCCGCTGGTGGTGACGGCGGCGCTGGTGGCGGTGCGGCTGTAA
- a CDS encoding ribbon-helix-helix domain-containing protein, which yields MTREREESDKISSNVTVNGRRTSLRLEREFWDGLYKIARDKKTSVNELVSHVDKLRSRQLTAAVRGFVLDYFRDNQ from the coding sequence ATGACCCGCGAGCGCGAGGAAAGCGACAAGATCAGCAGCAACGTGACCGTCAATGGCCGCCGAACCAGCCTCAGACTCGAACGCGAATTCTGGGACGGCCTTTACAAGATTGCGAGAGATAAGAAAACGAGCGTCAACGAACTCGTTTCACACGTGGACAAGCTCCGGTCTCGTCAGCTCACCGCGGCCGTTCGAGGATTTGTCCTCGACTACTTCCGCGACAATCAATGA
- a CDS encoding thermonuclease family protein, with protein MRHDGENVNRWLVRRGHAWVYDRYADDPRLPALEREARRHRRGLWRRSDPIPPWRWRDGERRGTSGTSGNPEVADRDCSDFETHRAAKRFFEAHQPGDPHRLDGDGDGKPCEGLR; from the coding sequence GTGCGCCACGACGGAGAAAACGTGAATCGGTGGCTGGTGCGCCGGGGCCACGCCTGGGTCTACGATCGCTACGCGGACGATCCACGCCTACCGGCTCTCGAGCGCGAGGCGCGCCGCCACCGCCGTGGCCTTTGGCGACGCTCCGACCCGATCCCGCCGTGGCGCTGGCGCGACGGAGAGCGCCGGGGAACCTCCGGCACATCGGGCAACCCGGAAGTCGCGGACCGTGACTGCTCGGATTTCGAGACCCATCGCGCCGCCAAACGGTTTTTCGAGGCGCACCAGCCGGGAGATCCGCATCGCCTGGATGGCGACGGCGACGGCAAGCCGTGCGAGGGCTTGCGATAG
- a CDS encoding patatin-like phospholipase family protein: MADRYVFAIDGGGIRGVIPAVVLKEIERRLDRPISAVADIIVGTSTGGILAVGLSQVQEGPLRSAAELLQLYLEQGPEIFAGPADRGDGGGRDDSPPRGKAGSVGAIEDDNQVTGLFDRKYPADGLVNVIQEVVGEYTLDDLTTGMLVTSYDLQTRRPRYLGSPSARDGQLVAPQNVSLVDAARATSAAPTFFEPVRAQALNEEATFDLIDGGVFATNPASVALTAARAIFPDDDIHVISFGTGTDQEPLDYDTVKDWGAVGWVRSLISILMDGPADLVSDQLRTFLGDRYWRFDIPLERLDDDTPAPSGAMDDASAENLERLRRTGEALVERENERVQALVDRLSANASEAGRGEFPTS, from the coding sequence ATGGCGGATCGGTACGTTTTTGCGATCGACGGCGGCGGCATACGAGGGGTGATTCCCGCCGTGGTGCTGAAAGAAATCGAGCGGCGCCTGGACCGCCCGATTTCCGCAGTGGCCGACATTATCGTCGGGACGTCTACGGGTGGCATCCTGGCCGTCGGCCTCTCGCAGGTTCAGGAGGGGCCGCTGCGCTCGGCGGCGGAGTTGCTGCAGCTCTACCTCGAACAGGGCCCGGAGATCTTCGCAGGGCCTGCTGATCGGGGTGACGGCGGGGGTCGGGACGATTCACCTCCGCGCGGTAAAGCCGGATCGGTCGGTGCGATCGAGGACGACAACCAAGTCACCGGCCTCTTCGATCGGAAATACCCGGCCGACGGCCTTGTGAACGTGATCCAGGAGGTCGTGGGCGAGTATACGCTCGACGACCTCACGACCGGGATGCTGGTCACGTCCTACGACCTGCAAACGCGGCGGCCGCGTTACCTCGGCTCTCCCAGTGCGCGCGACGGCCAACTGGTCGCGCCCCAGAATGTCTCCTTGGTGGACGCCGCGCGCGCGACCTCGGCGGCACCGACGTTTTTCGAGCCGGTCCGAGCCCAGGCGCTCAACGAAGAGGCCACGTTCGACCTCATCGACGGCGGCGTGTTCGCCACCAACCCGGCCAGCGTCGCCCTTACGGCGGCACGCGCGATCTTCCCGGACGACGATATCCACGTGATCTCGTTCGGCACGGGGACCGACCAGGAACCGCTGGATTACGACACGGTGAAGGACTGGGGCGCGGTCGGCTGGGTGCGATCCCTGATCTCCATCCTGATGGACGGCCCCGCGGATCTGGTCAGCGACCAGCTTCGCACGTTCCTCGGGGACCGGTACTGGCGCTTCGACATTCCCCTCGAACGGCTGGACGACGATACGCCGGCGCCCAGCGGTGCCATGGACGATGCGAGCGCAGAGAATCTCGAGCGGCTGCGTCGAACCGGCGAAGCGCTCGTCGAACGGGAAAATGAGCGCGTTCAGGCTTTGGTGGACCGCTTGAGTGCAAACGCGTCCGAAGCCGGCCGTGGTGAGTTCCCGACGAGTTGA